TGTTCTTAACTGAGTATTGcatttgtaaacaacaacaaaaaccccaccctCTCCCCTCATTCAGATTCCAAAAGTAAAATTATTTGCTCCAGTAGGCATTAAAGTTACGTTAGTTTTATGCATTCCGTATGACTTCATGGAAAACGGCTGTGTCTGTAATAACAATGCTGCCTATTCGTAAATATGTTCCATTGCTTTCAGTAGGTCTAATTCTCAGGTAAATGGGTATAGGGTTGTAGTCACGGTCAGCAACAAAGTACTTTTAAGGCTCTTCTAGGCATATTTCCCTTGCAAAATAGAATAATTCTGCTGCTACTGAGGTCTGTAGGTCATTTGTCTTATTTGATGCAGCGATATAATAGTGGTCCCCATACTGCTACAGTAAAGTTTCTATTAATATTAGTTCATTCACCTTTTATAAGACTTGTGGTATTTGAATAATAAATCCACAAAGACCTTGTAATCAAGTTCCAGAGTTCAAGGGAAAGCAATAATGTTGCTAATGTAACAACCTTGGGGAAGAAAAACACTTTTTATGTAACATTACTTATATACAAAAAAGCAGCCGTCTGCAAGGgcaaaatgactttttaaaatgcatttattgatTTTTGAGAACTTGGTCATCTCCCCCAGCTACTCAGTAAAGTGAAGAGGAGCAAGTTACACTACATGCACAGTTGTGATTTATTTAATCACTCCACcttaaggaatatttttattaaactttgCTTCTTAGGGTAACTTGTCTTTAAATGGAGAGTTGCCTAGAGATGGCTTTTTGCTCCAACCTCATTGTGAAAGGCCTGCAACAGTAATGCATGAAAACAACCAGGTTGCAGATACAGGAAATGAAGAGTTCCGATCACCCTCAGAAGGTAAGAATGGTAATAATGTACGTGCTTAAAAGAAAATCTGTTAAAAATGATCTATAGGTGGTATAGATCCAACCAAACTAACAAGGATGTATAAAACGGGAAGCAAAAATTGTTGGAAATGTGGGGTGAAAGAAGGAAGTTTTTTCCACATACGGTGGTTATGTGTCAAGGTGAAAATTTATTGGGACAACATATATAACGAATTAAAGATCTTTAGATACACGTTCcagaaaaaaccagaagcattcttgTTGGGAATGGTTGGAGAAGATACCGCAAAGAATCACCAGAAACTGTTTCTATATGCAACAACAGTGGCTAGACTGCTGTTAGCACAGGTTTGGAAACAACAGCAAatgccaacagtggaagattggcaacaGAAAgcgatggagtatgcagaaatagTCAAATTAATGAGGAAAATTAGACAACAGGGTGAGGAAACATTtctaaaagaatggaagaaatttatgttGTATATAGATAAGATCTGTGTGAAATAGAAAACCAGTAGAATAGAAATAAACATAATGGCTAATACAAATAAATcttattggaataataataacaataacaaaaagtaCATTGTAATTAAGTAACCAGTTGTATTTATAAACAGTTTACAGATAAAGAAGAATTGTATATATAGAAAGGTATATTTAATTGTAGACAATTTATGGATAACTGTGTAGTTAGAATTGCAATATTTAGAATGGACAAAGGAAATGCGAGAAAATTAGAATGGAAAGAAAGAAgccagaagaaggaaggaaggaaggaagtcaactCATAGGAGTAAATAGTAAATGTATAATGTAATACAGTTTGTATCTGAAGTATGaaatttgaaaactaataaagatTATATACAAAACCGAAGGTAAGAGTAGTTGGAACTATGGACCTTTTAGGCCCTTCTAATTATTGTGCAGATAAAAACCATTGCTTTCTGCATTTATTAACACTTTTGCTTAGTCCTAGGACTCAATATTGAAGTGGACTATCTGGAACACTTTGGAACTACCTCAGTAAGTAACCAATATgtgaactgattttaatatttttacagCATTGAGCTACTATACTAAAAAAAGTCCATAAAGGAGAGTAAAAGTATTTCTCTCAAGCAAAGGAGACTTCGGCTGGATTAGATACTCCTGAAAGCAATTGCTGAGGAGAGCTCTAAACGTCTACCTGCCAATATAAACTCAGTGTTGTGTATATTTTCTCATTTACACAAGAGCTAAACTTGCTCTGTGGCAAGATATTGCCCtgtctcccttctcttccagttAAACGTATATGCTGCTTGAATCACAAAACAGATATAGAAGAATCTacttttattgggttgttttataGTTGTATCGAAAATTCCTTGATTTTGGGATGATCTTTAATACAACTTGGAAGATCTGTACCCTAAACAATCACATCTTTGGCTGACTGACTTGTGCCTGTACGTTGCTTACTTACAAATTCCTTCCCCATAGTTCAAAGAATCTGTCTTGAGGAAGCAATCTCTGTATTTGAAGTTTGATCCACTGCTCAGTGAAAGCCCCAAGAAAAGTGCTCCTGTTGCTAATGAAGCAAAACCTGCAGTTCCAAATGGGTAGGCATTCAGGTTTTTAATGCTCTTCCATTTTGGAGCCTATTTAGGATTGTTtcagtatttttttcttattttaaattaGACCATCTAGAGAAATGGCagtcaatgaaataaaaacacccaaACCCGAAGAAAAGTCATTGGGACTAGACCTTCTAGGAGCTTCAACAAATCTGGTAAGCGCCATCTAAATATCTCCAGTAGTTTGCCGATATGGGTggtttgtaattttttaaaaaagatcaacaCATTGGCCCAGTTCAGAAATAATATGAAATCATGGTTTCCTGCTGTGTGAATGAGCCATGGTGAACCTCAGGCTTGCATGCTGGAAGAGGTCAGAAGCATTACATTTTAAACTCAAATGATCCAactactgttttttaaaaagtttaacaGTTTAGACATCAAGGGAACTATGGTTTGTCTGACTCAGCTTGGTGCATCTTAAATAGAGTATCTGTTaacacaaatgcattataaaatTACCACAtgtaaatgtgttttttaaattcttgtcacaggccagaggttctctAGATATTCCAACCACTAAGGACATTTCATTTTTGTCTTCTGCGCTGCCTACTGAGGCTATTGTGGAAGTGTTGAAATACACTCAGCAAGACATGGATACAGCTATCGAAAGGGTTAAACTTGAGAAGGACGCGGTTATCAAAAAGCTTACTTCTGAGGTGAGAACATTGAAAGGAATATTTGGGTTGATACTATTTAGAAAGATACTGCTGAGAATGGCTTTTGATTTCCTGCTGGCCACAAGCTTGTAGCCGGTAACATTTTCCCACCTCGCAAGACTTTTCTGCAGATTTCCTTTACcaatggaagtttttaaactgatcTTTGGGAACACTAATCAAATTAGTTCCATCCAGTGCTCCTGACCAATATAAACCACCAGTgtcatttgcttttgctttttgccttgggTGATTATAAATAAATGGCTTCCTCTAAGGGCCCATACTAAAGAGAGTAAACTTGCTTATCAAGTTGTCCTTAAGGTAGAATGAGGTCTAGTCAATGACTTTTCTGGATGTTGCTTTGATTCTAGCCCAGATCTAAAGTGACTTCTGTTACTGTTACACTCCCATTTTGGGGACCTTGTGGTTTCAGGTACAAGAAAAGGAGATGGAAGCTTTGGAATGGGAAAGGAAGCATCACAAGATCtatttggaaaataaagaaatgggGTAGGTGTATAACTGGGTTACAGAAGCATGTTCTATGGTTTCTTTCTCACAGGACTTCAATACCACCAAATATATAGACCCATTTCAACTGGTATCTGACTCAGTTTTGGAACCGAGGCTTCCTCTTCCTTGGCAACAGGTGCTGGTTCCTTGGGCAGTGCCTGGTACCTGTTAGACTGACTGGGATGATTGTTCTGCCCAAGGTGGCCTCTGTCATTGCTGCCTCCTCACCTTTGCCATGGTTGCTATTCCTCCTAACTTCCTTCCCCTCAGCTGTTGAACTGTTTTGCCGCTGCTGATGTGGCAAAAGTGCTGGGCATGCCTCGGGCTCCCCGTGAGCCTCACTGAGAAATGGCTGGGGCCCTTCCTTGGAGCAAGGCATTCTGGGCAAAGTGGCCTAGGAGGGATCCTGTGCCGCTGAAGCTTTGCTAATTATTAAAGTAACTTTGAGTCAGGGCATTCGATCCATCTtgcccaggatcttctgcactgactgacagctgccttccagggtttcaggcaggccaTGTTTCATTATTGCCAAGTGAAACACCTGTTTTGGTCTAGATCTTCCATGAGTTGCCTAACTTTGTTAGGACCATCTTTGTTAGGAGggacaaattatttttatttgcggCTTAATCTCAAAAGGAGAGGGAACTGTCACCACTATCACTATAGTGGAGAtagaaaatgcaattaaaaaacccaaaaagcagacaaataccctgtttctcccaaaataagacatagccataaaataagccatagcaggatttctatgcatttgcgaaatattagccgttccccaaaaataagccataccccgaaaataagccatagtgatgtggtacctcccattaaaacagcctggaaaggcgtggctatgcagcgtaccgatgcgacacggttaaaataagacatcccctgaaaataagccatactgtgttttgttgagcgaaaaaaaaatataagacagtgtcttattttaggagaaacacggtaggaagAGTCACCCTGTGCAAGATGGCCGTTCTTCACGTAGAAGAGCATTCAAGGGAAACTTATTGTTCTGGGTCATTAGTGCCAGGAATTGGGACTACGGCAAAATCCTATGATTTTTCTtgctatacatattttaaaatgctctttctctcttttagaACAATTGTTGCGGAGTTTGAAGTTACCGTAGCACAAGTGATTGGTAAGTACAAAAAGCATGAAGACAGGGGCTGGGggtgctttatactgaatcataCCACTGTTGTATCTGGCCAGAACTATTTGCTAACTACCAGCAGCTTTCATAGGCTCCCAGCCAGACGTGAGGTTTTTTTCTGAGGCCTGCTACAACCGAGGGATTCAACCTTGGAGACTTTCCGTGCAAAGCTTGTGCTCTACCATCATGTATTCCTGCTCCAAAGACGCGTTTGAGAGTGTTCAGCTCCATTCTTGCCAAAACTTTTCGAAGACTAGGAAAGCACAGGAAATAAGAATCACGGAAGtatggggtggcagcagcagagttTAGAGATTACTTGATATTGGCTTAGCCCAGTCTTTCTCAAACTTGGTCCCCCAGAtgtacagcttccatcatccctagctatcaggaccaatcagggatgaaggaagttgtagtccaacatctgggggggggggcagtttgagAGAGGCTGGCTTGGCCTATCAGttgtttggtatttttttttaaaaaaccaaagtgttgtcttccaagacaaatacataattaaaataaatatacgGTAGTATGCAATCATCCACATGGCATCAAAAACAAACTAGGAAAATATTTTACGTtagaagaatagaatagaatagaatagaatagaatagaatagaatagaatagaataatagaatagaataataatttattggccaagtacatttttcaatatactcggaatttgctttggctacattacaatgtaaaatacattatacaaacaatagtaatttacagagcaagagccgaggctgcccttctcggcgcctcttaagctgtgttggtgagtgtacgCCTGCCTCCTAgccccgatggagttggccagaggagggagcggtcttcccagacactcacagcagcagcaacagcagcagtgttccggaggaggcttctctggagcctcttaagctgtggcggttgagtgttgacccgcctcctaggcccaatggagttggccggaggagcggggcggtcttcccagacactcacagcagcagcaacagcagcagtgttgttACAGATTAAGCCTCACATCCACAGGGAATAGTTCAATCTAAAGTGTTAAGATGATTGCTCCATAGTGGCTGCTACTATTAATAAACATTTTGTGTGAATCCAGCCACTTGAACTAGGACAGGGTGGGGAatctgaccctccagatattgctggactccaacttccattagccctagtcagcatggcaaatggtcagggatgatgggagctggagtccaggaaCATGTGGTTCTTCCACTCTTCTAAGGGACAGcgttaatttgtttatttcattattaaaatAGGCTAATTGTCCTCTTAAGACATTGAAAACTAGTGAGGCCTAGCTGCTGACAGAAGCCAgttttatatgcattatttgTATATGAACTTAAGAGGAAGCTGTTCAAACAGTGCAGGGTTtctgaaacttgggtctccagctatttttggactaaaattcccatcacccctgatcactggtcttgctagctcagaatgatgggagttgtagttcaaaaacagctggagacctgagtttgagaaaccctgttcTGTTTTGTTGCACACTGTGTCCTAAATTCTGCACCATGGAATCTATATCTGACATTTCTGAATATTTGCAGCCTTTCTTGAGGTTACTTGAAAACTGCCTCTCCTAAGACATGGGAGTAATGGGGCACGTCTGCACAAAGATCTCTGGACTGATGTCTGTTTTGGACCCTAGAGAGCAAGCAATGCATTTCATTTGTATCTATCTGTTTCTCTAGAGAATTCCCAGAAAGAAAAGGAGCTTGCCCAGAAAGAACTGCAGAAAGTACAGGATGAAAAACGGCAGATTAGCTCTGATCTGAATTCTGTGGAAAAATCATTCTCTGAGCTCTTCAAACGTTTTGAAAAGCAGAAGGAGGCAATAGAAGGATATCGGAGGGTGAGCATTTCTAACTCTGCCAGCTGCTTAAGTCTCTTGTTTCTTTAAACAATGGTCTCCCACCTTTGCAACTCTTACATCTGAAAAGCCAGTGTGTATCCCTGATTACGCATTACATTTCAACACGTATGTAACAACTATAACCATGGAGGCATGCTACTTTGAGATCCTGTTACGAAGAGTGCACTTTATTTtaatt
The sequence above is drawn from the Lacerta agilis isolate rLacAgi1 chromosome 5, rLacAgi1.pri, whole genome shotgun sequence genome and encodes:
- the TACC3 gene encoding transforming acidic coiled-coil-containing protein 3 isoform X2 codes for the protein MSLHTLSGDNVSDDVAAESCAILFTSPEVVGRPSILRPSQKENVPPKGMVKPMKVTFHTPMRDSQTHKILSPDKRKNPKTPVIEVDCTDIPEDFVMYASSAVKESDEQIIAEDPAVAEAETQAELSVDLMGNLSLNGELPRDGFLLQPHCERPATVMHENNQVADTGNEEFRSPSEVLGLNIEVDYLEHFGTTSFKESVLRKQSLYLKFDPLLSESPKKSAPVANEAKPAVPNGPSREMAVNEIKTPKPEEKSLGLDLLGASTNLARGSLDIPTTKDISFLSSALPTEAIVEVLKYTQQDMDTAIERVKLEKDAVIKKLTSEVQEKEMEALEWERKHHKIYLENKEMGTIVAEFEVTVAQVIENSQKEKELAQKELQKVQDEKRQISSDLNSVEKSFSELFKRFEKQKEAIEGYRRNEAALKKCVEDYDTRLKKEEQKYQALKAHAEEKLCQANEEIAQVRSKAKAEEVAHQAILRKEQMRAQSLESNLEQKTKENNELTKICEDLISRMAEK